GGTGGCCGCGGTAAAGGCCGAGCAGATGCTGCCTGCATTCGGAATGCCGACACCTCAGGCTGCAGGGATAGCATGAAATCGCATCCACAATGAAATGTTCTGCCTGCTACGAGTGAGAATTTAGATCTAGAATCATAGATCTAGAATCACAAATACAGATGACGAAGCACGCAGGTGCATACGTGAACTCTGTCGGGATTGCCCGACGCGAACTCTGTAGCCTACTATAAGCTCCTTAAATTCCGGAGATGAACTACATCAGGAACATTCAACCTTTGAAGAATTCAGTTACGAAATGCCTTCCGATAAATACACCATCAGACCGTTCGAGGCCGGCGATGTCGCCGCGACCGGAGAACTGCTCTTCACCCAGAAGCTAGGGCTCACCATCAACCGCCTCCTTTTCAAGAACTGGCCCAACGGAGAAGTCCAGCGGAAGAACTATACCAGTACCCTGGCGAACCTCGATCCTGCCACCATGGAATCGCTGACTGTGGTCGAAAACGCCTCGGGTGAGATTGTTGGCCATCTCACCATGACCAGGAAGAAGCCTGCCCCGAAGGGCGAGGGCcctggcaatggcaatgacaatGGCAAAGAGGGAGAGATCCCGGATTACTTCAATCCTGATGTTCTTTCGACCGTCATGAAAGTAGCCAAGGATCTTGATGCGGTCATGAAGGACACCGACCACATTGGTAGGTTCCACAAGATCGCGTTGCGTATTACATACTGACGTTGGGTATAGAGCTCACATATATCATCGTGGCACCCGAGCACCGTGGACACGGCCTCGGACAGGCTATGCTATCTCATGTGGTCAACAAGGCCAAATCAGAGGGTCTCCCTGTGGTGCTTGTGTCGGAGCCTCAGGCGTACGGTTActgggtgaagaagggtTTCAAGGACACCAAGCATCTTGATATCGATCTGGCGCAGTGGGCAGCTCCTTATTCTGGGTTTGGGGCCTTCAGGTTGTCTGGAATGATTCTGAATGCGGGTCCTGATTAATGAATGGCGAGTGGGGGCTGAGTGGGAATATGAAGCTTAGAATTAAACGCTGGTATAGTTCTTTATGGAATTTTACCAAGGCCAAATGATAGCAGTGAataaatgaatgaatgatatTCACAGTAACATCAGCCCACTTACAAAGAGCATTGTAGGCGTCAACAAATAGTTGCTTTGAACACTGTCCAATATGATATATATGGTTATTCTTACATATAGACTCGTTCTACTTCATTCACCCGGGAAAACAGACTCCCCAAATCAATCCCACCAAGCAAATGCCCAACATGACCACCAACGAAAACCCTCCACGCCTCCACGACTGCAGGTGCTGCAATCGTCTGATGATGGATATGTGCTTCAGACTCCTCCAAGCAAACGTCCCCCAACAAGCCCTCATAACCCCAGAAGGcacaacagcagccgcatTCCAATTCCGGAGCTACACACCCCTAGTCCACGATATCCCGACGGAGGCCTTCGGACTTGCAATCCACGCCGCAATCCAGGGCTTCATTACCACGACAACTGGGATCCAAACTCCAATGTACGTGAGCATTTCGCGACGCCCACCGGGGTGGGAATACACTACTGGCCTCACACTGGTTATTGGGGTGCTGGCAGACTTCCCCGCCGGCGTCTCTGTCTCCCCGGAGGTGCTGAGCCATATCGCGGTGAATCTTCCCATATTTGGCGGCGGGGAGTGGAGATGGGCTATGAGGCCTCATGATATTTTCCCGGTGATGTGGCGGTTGCAGtggtttgaggagattgttAAAGACCCCTGGTGTCCGGGTGTATGGAGTACGCTTGCTATGATGACCCAGGGGACGCATTCGGTGTTGGATTTGCCTTCAGCTGTTTAAATTGTATTCTGTTCTACTTTGTTGATTTCTGGTGAatctagtttataaatagctatataaatcAATTGACGAGTTATATAGTTCTTCAAATGGAAGTGTAATACCACGACACATAACAACACTAACGCTCAGAGATGTCTCAGTTCGAGTCTGCAAACGTTCAATAAGAGAAGGAAATATATTGAAACACACCGATAAGGCCATTGGATTCGCATTGAAAAGGAGcacttaaatataataaaccCTTTATGCCACCGAGAATGTCTTCAGACGATAACCACCGGGGGACAATGAACTTTTGATGTTTCCATTTCATGGAGGCAACAAAAGAGCCCTGGTCGTTGAAAGCCTTTTTGTGGTGTTGTTTAATTTTCAGGCAATTCAATGATATAAATGCAGGGTTTGTGGCTGCCAAGTATAACCCAGGTGCCAGTCTTATCCTGAATATTTGAAAGTTTAGCACTTTGGAACCTTCGTTAACATGGATTACCAGGAACTCGCAGACATCATTGCCACCAAGGGCCCACTCGGAAGACAGTTCCTCGAGCGCCCAAAAAAGACCAGGCCACTTATCCTCCATACAACAGGAGGCGTGCAAACCGCTAACCTCGGCAGAAGCACCTCGAAGCTGAGCCACGAGCTAGACGAAGTTATTACCAGACATGTCCTGCTAGGAAAGGAGTATCCCGGGCCCGCATATTTTACCgttctgcggcggcggcactTTTGGGAGAACGACGGAGCACCCGTGTCAGTCATGCTGGATATTCCGAAGTACATTGCGACGCGCATTAAGAAGAATTCTGCTGCTATGGACGCAGCGCTAATTGATCTGCCGAAGCTTGTTGGGTGTGTCTGGAAGTTTACGTTGTGCAGCTCTAAGGATGCGGATTTGGTTCGCTTGCAGTGGTTTTATGATCACTTGGTGGCTGCTAAAGAGGAACCTCGAGCTGGGACATTTGGTGCAGaactaattatatagaatgTCCTACATTTAGCATTCGTTACAATATAGACATGGTATGACGCGCAATGGAGAGAGTGTTCTCATAGTGTAGTCCCCTGTTGATATCAGAACAGCATGCTGTTACCTGTAGGCTAATGAGGATATTGCAGGTGATAgaaaatactatttaatcaGCCACAGTGTGTACCGAGGCGAGGCCATTGTAAAGTAGAGATGGTACTAATAATGAGTCGGACATGTCCTGAAACATAGTGTATCGAAAATAAACGCAAGTGCACTAGGGATATGCGGTAAGCTTTATTGATTACCGATGTGTGAGTATCGCTTTCTTAAGACCCATACATGACCCCATAGAACACCCTGTATGCATTCATCAATAGGAAATACGGCTTTATAGGCCTAGGGCTTTCAACAACCTACAAAGAGTGCGCTGCTCCATGTGAGACAGATTGGAATACAAATACCGTTACCTATTGCACGCAATCTAATATCATGCACACTCGAATATCTGGTATTTCTCTCCCTTCAGAAGAAATCACGAAAATGGCTTCTGAATCAACTTCCAACGCATGCGATGTGGTGGTTTGCTACCCTCCTTCCAACTTGTGCCCACCCTCCAACTTGTGTCACCTGTGTCTGACACTATATAACAACAAGGAACAGACAGGTGTCTTCACAATGAACTGGCATGAAATGCCCGACGGGACGAGGCCACTAATCCTGCGAAGAGAGAAACACATTCCAACGTCCGATACGCCGGATTTGCCATGGCACTTGGATAGCGATTTTGAAGCAGCCATCCAAAAGCATATCGGCACAAAGTGTGCCCCCTGGGGAAGTGCCTTTCTCAAAACCACGCCAGAAAGCAAG
The nucleotide sequence above comes from Aspergillus puulaauensis MK2 DNA, chromosome 3, nearly complete sequence. Encoded proteins:
- a CDS encoding GNAT family N-acetyltransferase (COG:S;~EggNog:ENOG410PXAY;~InterPro:IPR000182,IPR016181;~PFAM:PF13508,PF00583;~go_function: GO:0008080 - N-acetyltransferase activity [Evidence IEA]); the encoded protein is MPSDKYTIRPFEAGDVAATGELLFTQKLGLTINRLLFKNWPNGEVQRKNYTSTLANLDPATMESLTVVENASGEIVGHLTMTRKKPAPKGEGPGNGNDNGKEGEIPDYFNPDVLSTVMKVAKDLDAVMKDTDHIELTYIIVAPEHRGHGLGQAMLSHVVNKAKSEGLPVVLVSEPQAYGYWVKKGFKDTKHLDIDLAQWAAPYSGFGAFRLSGMILNAGPD